A single window of Myxocyprinus asiaticus isolate MX2 ecotype Aquarium Trade chromosome 34, UBuf_Myxa_2, whole genome shotgun sequence DNA harbors:
- the LOC127424851 gene encoding melanocortin receptor 5-like: MMNTSQTTTLPLPLWAFHVNSSLVSYPLNATESPFHAKPKACEQLNIATEVFLILGIVSLLENILVICAIVKNKNLHSPMYFFVCSLAVADMLVSVSNAWETIVIYLLTNRQLVVDDHFIRQMDNVFDSMICISVVASMCSLLAIAVDRYVTIFYALRYHNIMTVRRAAFIIGGIWTFCTGCGTVFIIYSDSTSVIVCLVSMFFIMLVLMASLYSHMFMLARSHVKRIAALSGYNSIHQRASMKAAITLTILLGIFIVCWAPFFLHLILMISCPRNLYCMCFMSHFNMYLILIMCNSVIDPLIYAFRSQEMRKTLKEIICCYSLRNIFGMSR; encoded by the coding sequence ATGATGAACACCTCACAGACCACAACTCTTCCCCTCCCTCTTTGGGCCTTCCATGTTAACTCTAGCCTTGTCTCCTACCCCCTCAATGCCACGGAGAGCCCATTCCATGCTAAGCCGAAAGCATGCGAGCAGCTCAACATCGCAACCGAGGTCTTCCTCATCCTTGGCATCGTAAGCCTGCTGGAGAACATCCTGGTCATCTGCGCCATTGTGAAAAACAAGAACCTGCATTCGCCCATGTACTTCTTTGTCTGCAGCTTGGCTGTGGCTGACATGCTGGTGAGCGTCTCCAATGCCTGGGAGACCATCGTCATCTACTTGCTCACCAACCGACAGCTGGTGGTGGATGACCATTTTATCAGGCAGATGGATAATGTGTTTGACTCCATGATCTGCATCTCAGTGGTGGCCTCCATGTGTAGCCTTCTAGCTATAGCTGTAGATCGCTACGTTACGATTTTCTATGCTCTACGATACCACAACATCATGACGGTGCGAAGGGCCGCCTTCATCATTGGAGGCATCTGGACCTTCTGCACAGGCTGCGGAACTGTGTTCATAATCTATTCCGACAGCACATCCGTCATTGTGTGTTTGGTCTCCATGTTCTTTATCATGCTTGTGCTCATGGCTTCGCTCTACAGCCACATGTTCATGCTGGCCAGATCTCATGTCAAGCGCATCGCCGCCCTGTCTGGCTACAACTCCATCCACCAGAGGGCGAGTATGAAGGCGGCCATCACTCTAACCATTCTCCTGGGCATCTTCATTGTCTGCTGGGCTCCATTCTTCCTACACCTCATACTCATGATCTCATGTCCCAGAAATCTCTACTGCATGTGCTTCATGTCTCACTTCAACATGTACCTCATCCTGATCATGTGCAACTCCGTCATCGACCCACTCATCTATGCTTTCAGAAGTCAGGAGATGCGGAAGACCCTCAAGGAGATAATCTGCTGCTACAGCCTGAGGAACATCTTTGGAATGTCTAGGTAA